The DNA window TTCTTAAAAAAGCCAGTTTACCTTCCACTTTCCAGGTGATGAAAACCAGCAATACGGTCGCCACTGCAAATCGGAAAAATGCTGCCGAGAAGGGACCCACATGCTGGACCAGGCTGCGCCCGGCAACAAAGGTCCCTCCCCAAAAAATTGCAGTTAACAGCAATTTAATATACGTACCCATAGCATAGCGTCTTTTAACCCAGACAGCCAGGTTTTTGCCGTCTGCTGTAACATGGAAACATCTGTTGGAAGGAAGGTATCAATTTGAGCTATTTCCTGACAGCCGGAATAAAGTGATTTAAACATGCGCTTGGGGGATTCATATGGAACCGTATCGAAACCGGAGAACTTACAGCGACCTGTCTCAAAATCGAATGCCTAACTTTCATTTTCTTCGTTCGCCAGCAGCTGCTCAATAATCTGAGAAATGATTTTGTCGGCCTGTGACGCCAAAACTCGAGCCGAGCCTGCGCCCCGGTGACCTCCGCCACCAAATTGCGCTAGCATCAGACCGACGTTGACGTTACAGCCGGTATTAAAAATGCTGTGTCCCAAGTTAATAACAACCCGGTCTTTCTTTTGATCCTCATAGCGAATTCTGACGTTAACCGACGTCTCAGGAAACAGGGAATAAACAAGGAAACGATTACCAAAAGGGGGATTGTCAAATGACCGAAAGTCAGTTAGGGCCACATGCTGATTTATCGCAGTGTGTTGTTTTAGAAAGTCCAAATAACGGTCATTCTGGTGAATCACTCCCTGGCAGTTTTGCTTGACCTCAGCATTTTTCAATACCTGTTCGATATTGTGCTCTCTAAAAAGAGCGACCAGCTTATTCCAGTAAGGCTCATTGGGTTGCGCCTCGTTTGACACCGTCAGAGACACAAGTACGTAAGGATATTTTTCTGGATGAAGAACTTCATCCAGAGTTAAATTGGCAGCATCGATTTTATCCGCCGCTTGCACCAGTTCACTGTAATCTCTCTGGAACTGATTCTGGTAATACTTAAAGATGATCCCTGCAGCGGACGGCGCAATATCAAAGTCGCCGCTAAAGGCAGAGTCGATCTGATTGGTAAAATGATGATCAAACCACAGCGCACAACGCTTATCATATGGCAGGTTGGCAATAATGTCGTGTTCTCGAATTTCGATTAGCCCTTTCTGCACGGCATTGGGCTCCACCCATAAGGTCGGCTCTGTGATATCTAATGCTTCGCACAGCAGGACCGCACATACGATGCCGTCAAAATCCGGTCGCGTTACAATACGCATTCACATACCCCACAACATTATCGATTAGCCTTCTGAAAAGTCAGGAGAATTTTATTGATGTTTAATGGCACTTAAATTAAAACTATAGCCACAATCTTTTTAAAATACAAGGAGGATCAGCGCCATGGCTCTTTATCTTGTTCAACATGGGAAAAGCCTGCCAAAGGACAAGGACCCCGATCAAGGCCTCTCTGAAGAAGGCAAAGCCGAAACAGAATTGATCGCTAAAACAGCCAAAGATAAGGGTGTTAGCGTATCCCAGATCAGACACAGCGTCAAAACACGCGCCCGTCAGACAGCAGACATATTTGCGCAGGTCTTAAGCCCCGAACTGGGTATCCAGGAAATCAGCGGTATAAAACCGATGGACGACGTTGCTCAAGCAGCTGCTAATTTGGATTCGGCTGAAAATACGATGCTGGTCGGCCATCTGCCGTTCATGGAACGCATGACCGCGTTTTTGATTACAGGTTCATTTGACAAACCGGTTATTAAATTCCAAAACAGCGGCATCGTGTGTCTTGACAAAGACCCCGATACCCAATCTTGGATTATCCTTTGGACCCTGTTACCCGCCATTGGGTAGTATAGGAGAAAGATATGAATTTCGAATGCATCTTATATGAAAAAGATCACGGTGTCGCTACGATTAAATTGAATCGTCCTGAGGTTTTAAACGCCATGAACAAGCAGCTCTGGCTAGATTTGCAGGCGGCCCTGGAAGATGCCCGACAAGATCCCGAGGTAAAAGCATTGATCATTTCCGGTGAGGGTCGGGCCTTTTCGACCGGTGCCGATCTGAAAGAATCCAAAACCAGAAGTTTAGAAGACTATCGTGACTACCTGGTGGAACTTCAAGAGGCCTCACGTAAAATTATTCGTTTTGAAAAACCAACCATCGCTGCAATTAACGGGTATGCGCTGGGCTCCGGCTATGAGTTGGCATTGGCATGTGATATCCGCATCGCAGCTGAGGAAGCCCAAATCGGGTCTCCTGAAGCAATGGTCACCTCATCGGTAACCGGGGGAGCTTTTCGGCTGATACAGAACTTAATCGGTCCAGGAAAAGCCAAAGAGCTACTTTTTACCGGACAGTATATCGACGGCAAAGAAGCCGAACGCATCGGTTTGGTCAACAGGTCCGTACCCCTCAAACAACTTGAATCCGCTGCCCGGGAAATGGCCGAAAAAATTGTGGCCAATTCAGCCATCTCCATTAAGATGATCAAAAAAGGGTTGCAGATGGCCCTGAGCGGGATTAGTCTGGACGCCCTGATGGATTTTGAAATTGAAGCCTGTCTGACCTGTGTTTCCACCAAGGAACGCCAAGAATCACTTAAAGAGTTCGCGGAGCGGAAAAAGAAGTAGGTTCAGGGTTCAAAGGTTCATGGTTTATGTCCTCTGACCTCTGTTTGCCGCGACTAAGCTTGCTAAAGCGAAGCCGGGTCATCTGACTTCTGTTTTCAACCTTTGAACCTCTGAACGTTGAACCTTGAACCAGACGAAGGAGTGAGAATGTCCCTAGAGCGCATCTTTAATGCCGAATCGGTGGCCATCATCGGGGCCTCAAAAAATGAGACCAAACGCGGCTATCAGGCCATCCGAACCCTTTTGGATGAAAAATATGAGGGCCGAATTTATCCGGTTAACCCCAAAGAAAAAAGCATTTTGGGGTTTAAATGCTATCGAAATGTAACCGATATAACTGAATCCATTGATGTGGCATTGGTGGCAACTCCGGCAAAGACACTGCCGTCAGTGTTGGCTGATTGCGGCAAAAAAGGCGTAAAAGGCGCGGTGGTCCTGGCCGGTGGATTCGGTGAAATCGGATCCGAGGGCCGCAAGCTGGAGGATGATATGGTAGCGGCAGCCAAAAAATACAACATCCGCCTGATCGGCCCCAACACCTCCGGCATGCTCAACCTTAAAGATAACTTAAATCTGGTGGGATTAAAAGACGCCCCCAGGGGAGATATTGCCCTGCTGACCCAGAGTGGCAACATGGCGCTGACATTGATCACCGAAGCCAAAATTAAAAGCCGCAAGGGATTTTCCTATTACGTTGGTGTCGGCAATGAAGCCGACATCAAGTTTCACGAATATTTGGAATTTTTTCGGCAGGATCCGGACACGCGGGCCATTTTGATGTATGTGGAAGGTATGCGCAATGGCCGTGAATTTTTGCAGCAGGCCCA is part of the Desulfobacterales bacterium genome and encodes:
- the sixA gene encoding phosphohistidine phosphatase SixA, coding for MALYLVQHGKSLPKDKDPDQGLSEEGKAETELIAKTAKDKGVSVSQIRHSVKTRARQTADIFAQVLSPELGIQEISGIKPMDDVAQAAANLDSAENTMLVGHLPFMERMTAFLITGSFDKPVIKFQNSGIVCLDKDPDTQSWIILWTLLPAIG
- a CDS encoding enoyl-CoA hydratase/isomerase family protein — translated: MNFECILYEKDHGVATIKLNRPEVLNAMNKQLWLDLQAALEDARQDPEVKALIISGEGRAFSTGADLKESKTRSLEDYRDYLVELQEASRKIIRFEKPTIAAINGYALGSGYELALACDIRIAAEEAQIGSPEAMVTSSVTGGAFRLIQNLIGPGKAKELLFTGQYIDGKEAERIGLVNRSVPLKQLESAAREMAEKIVANSAISIKMIKKGLQMALSGISLDALMDFEIEACLTCVSTKERQESLKEFAERKKK
- a CDS encoding exopolyphosphatase, with the translated sequence MRIVTRPDFDGIVCAVLLCEALDITEPTLWVEPNAVQKGLIEIREHDIIANLPYDKRCALWFDHHFTNQIDSAFSGDFDIAPSAAGIIFKYYQNQFQRDYSELVQAADKIDAANLTLDEVLHPEKYPYVLVSLTVSNEAQPNEPYWNKLVALFREHNIEQVLKNAEVKQNCQGVIHQNDRYLDFLKQHTAINQHVALTDFRSFDNPPFGNRFLVYSLFPETSVNVRIRYEDQKKDRVVINLGHSIFNTGCNVNVGLMLAQFGGGGHRGAGSARVLASQADKIISQIIEQLLANEENES